CGAAAGGTTATCATCGGCATCATAGTTAACACGAATGACCAAGTTAAACAGGATCCATTTGGGAACGGCGTTATTTACTCTTATCGCGCGCGAATCATGATGAAATTAATTATGCCTACAACAAACTATCTGCACTTGAGAATTTTTTCAAGAAGCCGTAGATACGCTTCTTAGAAGATAAAGATTATGAAATGCTAACGGGTGCGGCACGAACCACAAAGCATCCGATCTTAGTTAATTTCTACCAGAGATAGCGACGCAGCCTTGCGCTGATCTCGGTTAGGGGAAATACCCCCCTCCGCTTCAGAGCCGTGATCACAAAAAACAACAAGCAACCCGGAACCAAAAGAAGCGTGATCCTGTTAAAAGCCTCAAAGAAAAAAGGCGTTTCCCCCCTGAATAACCAGGTAAGGGGTACCGTGCTCCCGGAGACACGCCACCAGTTGCTAGGGGTAATCTGAGTCATCCACCAGACCATATCGTTGATTAGGGGAATCATCACCAGTACAAAATGATACAACCATAACATCATCCCCATATCATCGTCATCAAATGCGAGGGGCGCGACCAGGCAGCCTATATACCACGCAGCCAGAGCAAACCTCTCATATTCTAGGTGGTTGTCAGGCCTCGTCATAAATAACGCGAGTGTAAGGGGTGCAATGAGGAAGGGGATCAATGATAGAAAAGGGAAATGTCCACCAGCTTTTTTTATTCTCATTTCAGGCAAAAAAAAATCCGCGAAAAACACCAGCGCCATGAGTCCGGTAATAAGGAGGAAACCTCTGGAAGTCTTTATAAACAAAGGGAAATAGCCCAGCACAGGGATCCTACCTATGACCTTGCCCACGACTCTAGTCTCGCTCACTGATCGCCTATCTTGAACCTTATTATTATCGCCTTTAGTGACATATTGCCATGCTCCATTCAAAAAAAACTTATCCACAGCCCTATGGACAATATATTCGTTAGTTGAACTAGACCTTAGGAATACTAGAATTTCTCCCTCGGGCATTGATTCAGCGACCACAGCCTCGAAGTCATCTATTTTCTCCACCAATATGAAATCCCCAACCCCCAGTGTAGGGACCATGCTCTGAGAGACCACAACCATGATGGGATACTTGGTTTTCAGGTTAGACTTGAGGAACTGCATACCACCAAGGGCTAAACCGGCTAAGATCACGAAGAAAATGATATATTTCAGATATTCTTTCCAGCCTTCCAATTTTTTCCCGTCTTAATAAATTAGACGTCTTGTTCAACTGGGATTGGATTCATCCATAGAGTTAACAGTTGACAAGTAAGAGGAGAGACCTGGCCACCATCAAAGCACTTGTTTAAGGCCTCACATACAATACAAGGACAACTCTTGATAGATTTGATGGTTACAAGTTTCATCTTTGTGAATAACTTGTAGGTCCATCTCCCCTTGTTTAGGACTTTACTTCGCTCAATAGCTCCCTTCTCCTCGAACTTTAAAGCGAGCCTCGACCCCTCACGGCTAGTCACACCTAGACTCTTCCACATGTCGCTTTGAAGTAAACCTTCGGGACCTGCCTCAAACACAAGTTGTATGGCCTTGCGCTCTAGATCGTTTTTCTGGGGCAATTTTCAATCTCGTCCATGATTTAATCATAGTAGAGGAGCTCGTCTTCCTCCAGGATGCCATGGAGTTTAAAGACTGCTTCCTTTACCATATTTTCATGTTTTGCTCCTGTGCAGACAAGCTTTCCGCTAGCGAAGAGAAGCATAACCACCTTGGGAATACCCATCCTGTAAATAAGACCAGGGAACTGCTCAGGCTCATACATAACATTGTCCATGATATCTGCAGCCATCTCTAGGTCGATTTTTCCATGGAGATTAGCAGACGCTACAATGTTCTGGATCACTATGCTGGGCTTACTCAAAATGATAATCCCGTCACTTTTTAGCTCCCGTACGACCTTATTTACAGCGCTCCGGGCCATCTTTTCCGACTTAGCACCGGTGCAGACCATCTTCCCTGAACCAAAGATAAGTGTAGCCGTCTTCGGTCTCTTTAACCTGAAAACGAGCCCTGGAAATTGTTTCGGCCTGTACTCAACGTTCCTGAATACTTTCATAATAGCTAGTAGATCTATTTTCTGGTCTAGCGAAGCAGATGCTACAACGTTCTCAATAC
This genomic stretch from Candidatus Bathyarchaeota archaeon harbors:
- a CDS encoding signal peptidase I translates to MEGWKEYLKYIIFFVILAGLALGGMQFLKSNLKTKYPIMVVVSQSMVPTLGVGDFILVEKIDDFEAVVAESMPEGEILVFLRSSSTNEYIVHRAVDKFFLNGAWQYVTKGDNNKVQDRRSVSETRVVGKVIGRIPVLGYFPLFIKTSRGFLLITGLMALVFFADFFLPEMRIKKAGGHFPFLSLIPFLIAPLTLALFMTRPDNHLEYERFALAAWYIGCLVAPLAFDDDDMGMMLWLYHFVLVMIPLINDMVWWMTQITPSNWWRVSGSTVPLTWLFRGETPFFFEAFNRITLLLVPGCLLFFVITALKRRGVFPLTEISARLRRYLW
- a CDS encoding transcriptional regulator, with protein sequence MPQKNDLERKAIQLVFEAGPEGLLQSDMWKSLGVTSREGSRLALKFEEKGAIERSKVLNKGRWTYKLFTKMKLVTIKSIKSCPCIVCEALNKCFDGGQVSPLTCQLLTLWMNPIPVEQDV
- a CDS encoding TATA-box-binding protein, which codes for MYLTEKIDISIENVVASASLDQKIDLLAIMKVFRNVEYRPKQFPGLVFRLKRPKTATLIFGSGKMVCTGAKSEKMARSAVNKVVRELKSDGIIILSKPSIVIQNIVASANLHGKIDLEMAADIMDNVMYEPEQFPGLIYRMGIPKVVMLLFASGKLVCTGAKHENMVKEAVFKLHGILEEDELLYYD